A window from Longimicrobiales bacterium encodes these proteins:
- a CDS encoding thiamine pyrophosphate-dependent dehydrogenase E1 component subunit alpha: MKRSPIFDPPEYLDWTADPALVRAFRERVHSDPARAEVVGSLDEDTLLALYAGMVRFRLHDYALKRWVRQGVISKAWLGTGEEAVTIGGVHALDRERDVVGPMIRNAGALHEMGMPLVQCLCGYLATADSPNRGHDGHIGDLARGILAPISHVGETVPLVTGVALAFLQRGEPRVALTWVGDGSTKTGMAHEGLNLAGVLRVPAIFVVQNNQVALGTRVDQHQGGDFRAWPRMYGLHGFEVDGNNVLDVYAATRIAAERARAGDGASLMIVETFRMGGHATHDEAEARRTFAPELFRFWGARDPIGMYEAYLEEEGIARSRLEAIEAGVAAEIEAAIEEALQSRNDRMPAGPECELPGFSDGVRQPGLAARLPS; the protein is encoded by the coding sequence ATGAAGCGGAGCCCCATCTTCGATCCCCCGGAGTACCTCGACTGGACGGCCGACCCGGCGCTGGTCCGGGCGTTCCGGGAGCGCGTCCACTCCGATCCTGCGCGGGCGGAGGTCGTCGGCTCGCTGGACGAGGACACGCTGCTCGCACTATACGCCGGCATGGTCCGCTTCCGGCTGCACGACTACGCGCTCAAGCGCTGGGTCCGGCAGGGGGTGATCTCCAAGGCCTGGCTCGGCACGGGCGAAGAGGCCGTGACGATCGGCGGCGTACACGCGCTGGACCGGGAGCGCGACGTCGTGGGTCCCATGATCCGGAATGCCGGGGCGCTGCACGAGATGGGGATGCCGCTGGTCCAGTGCCTGTGCGGCTACCTGGCGACCGCGGACAGCCCGAACCGGGGGCATGACGGGCACATCGGCGACCTGGCGCGCGGCATCCTCGCGCCGATCTCGCACGTCGGTGAGACGGTCCCGCTGGTGACGGGGGTGGCGCTGGCGTTTCTGCAGCGCGGCGAGCCGCGGGTGGCGCTCACCTGGGTCGGCGACGGTTCCACCAAGACCGGGATGGCGCACGAGGGGCTCAACCTCGCCGGCGTGCTCCGCGTTCCGGCGATCTTCGTCGTCCAGAACAACCAGGTCGCACTCGGCACGCGCGTCGACCAGCACCAGGGTGGCGACTTCCGGGCCTGGCCGCGGATGTACGGGCTGCACGGCTTCGAGGTGGACGGCAACAACGTGCTCGACGTCTATGCGGCGACGCGTATCGCTGCCGAGCGCGCGCGTGCCGGCGACGGCGCGTCGCTCATGATCGTGGAGACCTTCCGGATGGGTGGTCACGCAACGCACGACGAGGCGGAGGCGCGCCGCACATTCGCGCCCGAGCTTTTCCGCTTCTGGGGTGCGCGCGATCCGATCGGGATGTACGAGGCCTATCTCGAAGAAGAGGGCATCGCGCGCTCCCGGCTGGAAGCGATCGAAGCGGGCGTGGCTGCGGAGATCGAGGCCGCGATCGAGGAGGCATTGCAGTCCCGGAACGATCGCATGCCGGCGGGCCCCGAATGCGAACTCCCCGGCTTCAGCGACGGCGTACGCCAGCCGGGGCTGGCGGCGCGGCTGCCGTCGTAG